The Tursiops truncatus isolate mTurTru1 chromosome 11, mTurTru1.mat.Y, whole genome shotgun sequence genomic sequence CCAGTGGCTTATTTTACAGACACTGCAAAGTATCAAGATCCGATATggaattacttttccttttttacagaTTGAGGCTTTCCTCATTCCATCTCgaggaaaatgatttttctcattGGCGCACCTGAACCTTCCTTGCTGCTTTCGTGTATTAGACATCATTTCAGATTAACTTGGTTTATATTTTGCCACAAAATGCCTTTCCCCCCATTGTAGAAATCCCTGAATTTAATTTCCCCCTAAATCAGGTCTCTGCTAGTCTTCGCCATCCTCGTAAACAGCTACACCTTCCGCACATGGCCTCGGGTCATTGATCTAGGAATCATTTTCCCTCGCTACAGTTCCCTACCCAATCTGTTAGCAAGTCCTGATGACACTGTTCCCAATGTCTCTTTCAGACTGCAGCACTACTCAGGGATGTAGGCTTTGGGGAGAAATCAGTTAGCATCACTGAACCAACGGTTAAAGATTGAAGGATGGATATGAGGAAAGTTAAAAGGAGTTAAAACTGAGAACAATGGTGAAAAGGACTGAGCTGATGAACAGACGTCTTCGTCTGAGTAGAgaaagatcagctcggtgctctgtgaccacctagaggggagggatagggagggtgggagggagacgcaagagggaagagagatgggaacatatgtatatgtataactgattcactttgttataaagcagaaactaacacaccattgtaaagcaactatactccaataaagatgttaaaaaaaaaaaaagaagtgaaaccaAGTGGCTGCTGATTGCTTGTGATGTAATGCTAAGCTGACTGTGTGAGGAGAgggcaagggggaggggcaagtggGGCGGAGAGATCTCTTTAGAATAAGATCCTTACAGGCAGGATTTCTTTCAAGATCTTGTTATACCCAAGGACATTTTAACTTCTTTAAGACTGtagtattttgaaaaatgaaagggCCTAGAATATTTCATGGAATATGTAATAATGAAGAGATTCATTTGGCAGTGGCAAAACAAGGCCCCCTCGTGTGTTATTACCAAATTCATGCATTAACGATTTCCAGAGGCAATGTCTTAAGTGACTCAGAATAAATTCAGATCACCAGCAGGTTATACTCGCTTAGAACATTTTCCCTCCTGGCTGAGTGAGCATCCCAAGAAAGTATTTAATGAGGTGGTGCGTTAATCAGCCATCCCTGGGTCTGTATTGCTCCCTGAGAAATGGACCTAATTGCCTAAtaaatttttctcaaatatttcttacCTCTACACAGGATATATCAAGAGGAATCACATGTCTTCAGCTGTTTAcctcaatcaacaaatatttattgatgaaatAAAGCTACATCAGGTGTGACTTGGCAATAACATAGCAGGCTGGCTGGCAAAAGGACAAATCAGAACATAATTTTCAGTAGAGTCATAGCAGGCCAATGAAAATTAGTTGTCAAGAGTAAGAGTAGggtttcctggtggcgcagtggttgagagtccgcctgccgatgcaggggccatgggttcgtgtcccggtctgggaagatcccacatgccgcggagcggctgggcccgtgagccatggccgctgagcctgcgcgtccggagcctgtgctccgcaacgggagaggccacaacagtgagaggcccgcgtaccgcaaaaaaaaaaagagtaagagtaACTAATGCACGTGTATAATAATTTACAAATCTTGTCATCTACATATAGcttatttgatcttcacaacaatccttgGAAGTGTTATATCTCCTaatttatggatgagaaaactgtgcCTGAGAGTTCAATGACTTTTCTAAGGTCACTGGCAAGCAGTATTTCCCCAAATACACTTCACTTCCTAAATTTTCCAATAACAGTACATTTTGGAGGTAGTATGTTATGTGGACAGCTTAGCACTACACAGTATGATCGTGCCCTGGGAAGTTTCCCACCCAGTTAGTGCTCCAAAAACCAGAGAGGTGCGCAGACGGGCTCCCACAGGAGAATGCATTTCTACCATGGCTCCACTAGGTGGCAGTGAAGACCACCACTAGAAGCAAGTGTTTGTCACTACTGTAGAGACATCTGGTCAAagcagggaagaggaaagaagcagaGCGGCACTATTCTTTCAGAGTTAGAAAAGCGTGCGTGTGTATATGCTTGCGTGCCTCCGTGTGTGCGCGTATGTTTGCAGGGCAGAGGaactaaaaaatgaatagaaCTGTTACTGCATTCTATGCGGTTTCCCCTACTGCTGGGGTAGAACCAGAGTGAAAGAAAGACCTTGATATTTGGCCCTTCAACACTCGGCTGTGTCCTCTAAACCCAGGCCTGCAATCCCACCCCTGGATTCTGGATGTCCAGTGAGGCATTACGTGACGTACAAAATTATCATTGTCATTTAGCGTAAAAGTGAGTGCTTTCTCGAGAGGAAGCATGTGTGAATTCAGTGCATGAATGTCTCTGGCTGTGCCTGCGGGCTGGTCTTTCTCCACAAGTGTACATAATCTGTTCGCTGGTAGAGAAACCAGCAACTTGCAGCGTCCTATGGGGAAAGGAACTCAATAGCTGAAGGAATCCAAGATACCTTTGATGCTTTCCTGTTCAGTAGTAATCAGCATTGCTACAGCTTAATTGCAAATTGTGGCCACTGGATAAAGAAAAGTTCTCGACTAGAGCATGCCAAAGCAGAAAATCTACATGTCTGGGTTGGAATCCATCTTTGCCACTGAATGTTGTTTAGATGGCCATCCTAAGCCTTCTGAAAGTTAGGGGGTAAAAAATGTTCCATTTGTCTGTGAATCGCTACCAGCTCTGGGGAAACCCCCAACCCGTTGATCAAACCAGAGTTTCCATCAATTAGAACAGTTTTCTATTGGAGGCGACTCCTTTGCCGTTGGGGACAGCTGCTTTTCTTCTGGCACTGGGGGTAGATCAGGTGCTTTCTGGCCACACCTGGAAACAGTGAAGCGAGTCATGTGAAGAGCTTCTTCATACCCTGGGAGGGTGTCCAGGGAGGACGGCAGCTGGCTCAGGGAGCTGGGGgagtgagccacagccaggaTTCTTCGAGCCGCAGGGCCAAACACTGACTGCAGGgctggagaggaaagaaggacTAGAGCTCAAGTAAACGCGGCGTCCACAGAAATCAGAGACTTACGGCACACGCAATCCCCTTTCATTTTAAACAAGTGTCCAAATTCATCATCACTCTTGGCCACAGATATTAGGAAAATCCTGTGAAGCTTGTTCAGAAACCAGCTTCACTCTTTGCTAGGAGATCCCATCTTCTCTGGATTCCTCCAATTCTAAAGTGGGCTCCCATATCTCACAACCCTGTCCTTTTCCCTTTACGGATTTGGACCCCTTTATACCAACACACTTAAGTTGCAGACTCCTTAGAAATAGTTGTTTCTGCCTACTTATCTTTTCCCCAAAATGacagtgagaaaagaaaagcaggataGGTGAACAACGTGCTATAGTGttctctcttttcaaaataaatatcacaGGGTATAATCACAGGGTATAATTTATCACAGGGTATAAATATCACAAGGCCTGCTGTTCTGCCTTGTATTCACTCTCCAATTTTAGCAAAGAATGTAATGCAAAGAAGAGAACAGAGGGAAATAAAGGAAGGTGTTTTATGATCATCCAGTGTTGGGTTTAATATCTAATGGTTTAAGACCTGGTGAATAAAGAAAGTACACACAACTCATTtctctaaagataaaaaaaaaattagtatagaTAATAGAAAGCGTATGTTTTCACAAAAATCTAAGACATTTTCGAAAAAGGGATATGTTCAGAGCTTCAAATggttttatcaaaataattatttataaacttGGGAATTCTTCCTGTAAGACATTTCCAATGTTGTCTCCaacattccatttctttcttcactcCATTACCTgaccaaaaactgaaaatacagcATCCATGGGAGACCAGGTCACTGCACCATCAGGCTTTGGGAAATTAAAGCTGCCCTAAGTTTTAGAATCTTTAACGCTATTTGATGAATGTTTTTACACCGTTGCACTGTCCTAAGCGATCGTTTAAACCTGGGTTCACCTCCCACGTCCTACGTCCGTGTACTCACAAGTGATCGTGCTCTGGAGCGTGTTGTCCTGGTCAAAAGCGATGACCGTCACTTCATAGGGTGGCCGGCCCTCGTCTTCCCCATTTTGCTGGTGACCCAGACAACAGCGGAAGCACATAGAAGTGAGGCCACACAGGAGAAGCAGCGCCCCAATGACCACCAGCAACCTGTAAGGACCCCACCAAGCAGTGAGAGCTCTGTGGTCTGGCGTTTTTCCCAACTTTGGCGTAATCAGTCTTCAGTGtctccattttgatttttgtttgagTATTTTATAGAACGACTATCAGATTTTAATTCCCAGGTTTTCTCTTCACGTATATGCTTCCTTATTTTGCCAGCAAGACTAAGTCAGTTCACTAGAGCAATTCATGACAGATTTAAATGTGGTTTGGAGGGGCTAATTTTTACTGAAGTAATCTCCTCTCTGTGGCTTTCTCTAGAGCTGACCCTGAGAAAGTACACAATAATCTGTCGATGTTGGCCCAGGAGATGGTATTGAAATAGGAAATCCTGGTATATTGTCACACAGGTTAGTGACGGGGTAAAGAAGCTTTACTCCA encodes the following:
- the TMEM52B gene encoding transmembrane protein 52B, translated to MRVQSRALMASALVYFIQLPWARCEENCVNPEHCLTTDWVHLWYIWLLVVIGALLLLCGLTSMCFRCCLGHQQNGEDEGRPPYEVTVIAFDQDNTLQSTITSLQSVFGPAARRILAVAHSPSSLSQLPSSLDTLPGYEEALHMTRFTVSRCGQKAPDLPPVPEEKQLSPTAKESPPIENCSN